GCTGCCGGAGGAGACGCGGAAACAATGTTTAGTGACagatttgaagatgaaagaGAAATATGGGCTGTCGGAGGTGTTGAATTAACCACTgatatttgaagaaaattcaatGTGGTAACCTCGTTACTTTTTGTATTTGATATATTATTCTCGTTATATAATACATACCACATAATGATATAAAAGAcaaagatattttgaagTCTTCCGCTGTGCATAAGGGTTATTTATATATCTATTGCTCCCAGCATTGTAGCTAATAAGGGCTTGATAATTATTCGTACCCGGATTCATAATTGTCAACTAACTGCCAAACCCAGCGCTCTAATAGTGGCGAGACTTGCCACCACATCATATCGTTACGATCTGTATTGGCGATTCCTAAACACCAAATAACTGTCGACTTTAAATAGCGTCTCAGAAATAACTTATAAGAGAGGTTTATTATTAGAACTATCAATAAAATTAGAGCAATAATTTTAAACGGTTTGATACAAGTTATCTCTTTATTAGACATAATTGTCCAGATGTATTACATGAACTGAGTGACTTGCTCTAATGTTGTAGACACTGATGTCCGGTTTAATTAAGAAAGATTTTGGAAGTTTCACGATATCGATAATGCTGCGGGAGAAGCTTTCAAATTATAAGAAaaggcttttttttgttgttttcagAGTAGTTTGGTGACTTGTCCGTTTCAGAAGTGTCTCGAATACGGAGTGCACCTTCCAAAAATGTTTCTGACGGCATCGAAGAGCCGAACTCTTATACAATACATGTCATTTTTAACAATGATGCAAATAACTTTTAAGGCCTTAACACTCTACATAATATGCTaaaaacattaaaaaaaaaaaaaggaaaataaaaaaaaaaaaaaaaaaaaaaacgggAGATTAACCGAATAGCAAACTCTTAAACTATGAAAAGGCAATCAATCCactgttttctttttccatttcttctaGCCTATTTGAACTGTCTGCTTCTGTTTCTTCattcatttcttgaatgattttatcctcttcttctgtcAGGGCACTTATATCTTGTGTCGGTATGCATTCAGCATCCATTCTGACACTTGGTGCTCCTTGCAAGTATCTGATATTTTCTAGACATCGTATTCTAATGTCTTCCAGTAGTTTTTTactgtttttgttttcgtaTAAGTCATCTAACATAGGATAAAGTGAATAATCCGGCCCGAATGAGTCCCGGAATGGGATATCTTCGGGGATGTCTTCT
This sequence is a window from Saccharomyces cerevisiae S288C chromosome VII, complete sequence. Protein-coding genes within it:
- a CDS encoding uncharacterized protein (hypothetical protein; identified based on comparisons of the genome sequences of six Saccharomyces species; SWAT-GFP and mCherry fusion proteins localize to the endoplasmic reticulum); amino-acid sequence: MSNKEITCIKPFKIIALILLIVLIINLSYKLFLRRYLKSTVIWCLGIANTDRNDMMWWQVSPLLERWVWQLVDNYESGYE